One region of Pagrus major chromosome 5, Pma_NU_1.0 genomic DNA includes:
- the snrnp200 gene encoding U5 small nuclear ribonucleoprotein 200 kDa helicase translates to MADVTARSLQYEYKANSNLVLQADRSLIDRTRRDEPTGEVLSLVGKLDGTKMGDKAQRTKPQKLEERRDKRRKRDEDRHDINKMKGFTLLSEGIDEMVGIVYKPKTKETRETYEVLLSFIHAALGDQPRDILCGAADEVLAVLKNDKMRDKERRREVEQLLGPADDTRYHVLVNLGKKISDYGGDKDLQNMDDNIDETYGVNVQFESDEEEGDEDQFGEVRDEHSDEDSEGEEADVGCALSANLGATGDVMTVKKKDLHPRDIDAFWLQRQLSRFYDDAIVSQKKADEVLEILKTASDDRECENQLVLLLGFNTFDFIKILRQHRRMIQYCTMLASAQSEAEKERIIGKMESDQELSKILYQLQETEKEDIIREERSRRERVRKSRVDDLEAMDIEHGESMAPRQVLDLDDLAFTQGSHFMANKRCQLPDGSFRKQRKGYEEVHVPALKPKPFADDEVLVAIEKLPKYAQAGFEGFKTLNRIQSKLFKTTMETDENLLVCAPTGAGKTNVALMAMLREIGKHINLDGTINVDDFKIIYIAPMRSLVQEMVGSFSKRLASYGITVSELTGDHQLCKEEINATQIIVCTPEKWDIITRKGGERTYTQLVRLIIIDEIHLLHDDRGPVLESLVARTIRNVELTQEDVRLLGLSATLPNYEDVATCLRVDPAKGLFYFDNSFRPVPLEQTYVGITEKKAIKRFQIMNEIVYEKIMEHAGKNQVLVFVHSRKETGKTARAIRDMCLEKDTLGLFLREGSASTEVLRTEAEQCKNLELKDLLPYGFAIHHAGMTRVDRTLVEDLFADRHIQVLVSTATLAWGVNLPAHTVIIKGTQVYSPEKGRWTELGALDILQMLGRAGRPQYDTKGEGILITSHGELQYYLSLLNQQLPIESQMVCKLPDMLNAEIVLGNVQNAKDAVNWLGYTYLYVRMLRNPTLYGVSHDDRSSDPLLERRRMDLVHTAASVLDKNSLVKYDKRTGSFQVTDLGRIASHFYITHDSVQTYNQLLKPTLSEIELFRVFSLSSEFRNITVREEEKLELQKLLERVPIPVKESIEEPSAKINVLLQAYISQLKLEGFALMADMVYVTQSAGRLMRAIFEIVLNRGWAQLTDKTMNLCKMIDKRMWQSMSPLRQFKKLPEEVIKKIEKKNFPFERLYDLNHNEIGELIRMPKMGKTIHKYVHQFPKLDLAVHLQPITRSTLKVELTITPDFQWDDKIHGSSEAFWILVEDVDSEVILHHEYFLLKAKYAQDEHLVTFFVPVFEPLPPQYFIRVVSDRWLSCETQLPVSFRHLILPEKYPPPTELLDLQPLPVTALRNSAFEALYQNKFPFFNPIQTQVFNAVYNSDDNVFVGAPTGSGKTICAEFAILRMLLHNAEGRCVYITPMEALAEQVFVDWHQKFQDILNKKVVLLTGETSTDLKLLGKGDIIVSTPDKWDILSRRWKQRKNVQNVSLFVVDEAHLIGGENGPVLEVICSRMRYISSQIERPIRIVALSSSLSNAKDVAHWLGCSTTATFNFHPNVRPVPLELHIQGFNVSHTQTRLLSMAKPVYHAIMKHSPSKPAVVFVPSRRQTRLTAIDILTFCAADVVPQRFLHCTEKDLAPFLDKINDSTLKETLANGVGYLHEGLSATERRIVEQLFNSGAVQVVVSSRSLCWGINISAHLVIVMDTQYYNGKIHAYVDYPIYDVLQMVGKANRPMLDDEGRCVIMCQGSKKDFFKKFLYEPLPVESHLDHCLHDHFNAEIVTKTVENKQDAVDYLTWTFLYRRMTQNPNYYNLQGMSHRHLSDHLSELVEHTLHDLEQSKCISIEDEMDVAPLNLGMIAAYYYINYTTIELFSMSLNAKTKIRGLIEIISNAAEYKNIPIRHHEDALLRQLAQKVPHKLNNPKFNDPHVKTNLLLQAHLSRMQLSAELQSDTEEILSKAVRLIQACVDVLSSNGWLSPALAAMELAQMVTQAMWSKDSYLKQLPFFTSEHIKRCTDKGVESIFDIMEMEDEDRTALLQLSDAQMADVARFCNRYPNIELSYEVAEKDNIKSGSPVLVQVQLEREEEVTGPVIAPLFPQKREEGWWVVIGDPKSNSLISIKRLTLQQKAKVKLDFVAPAMGVHNYTLYFMSDAYMGCDQEYKFSADVKEADSEGDSDSD, encoded by the exons ATGGCGGATGTTACTGCCCGTAGCCTGCAGTACGAGTACAAAGCG AACTCAAACTTGGTGTTACAAGCTGATCGCTCTCTGATCGACCGCACACGGAGAGATGAACCCACCGGAGAGGTGTTGTCCCTGGTGGGGAAGCTGGATGGGACCAAGATGGGTGACAAGGCTCAGAGGACCAAACCtcagaagctggaggagagacgAGACAA GAGGCGAAAAAGAGACGAGGACAGACACGACATCAACAAGATGAAGGGCTTTACCCTTCTGTCTGAAGGCATTGATGAAATGGTGGGCATCGTGTACAAGCCGAAAACCAAAGAAACCAGAGAGACCTATGAAGTGTTGCTCAGTTTCATCCACGCTGCTCTGGGAGATCAG CCGCGTGATATTCTGTGTGGAGCAGCTGATGAAGTATTAGCAGTACTAAAGAATGATAAAATGAGAGATAAAGAAAGGCGACGTGAAGTAGAGCAGCTTCTTGGACCCGCTGATGACACACGCTACCATGTGTTGGTTAATTTGGGAAAGAAGATCAGTGACTATGGAGGAGACAAAGACTTACAGAATATGG ATGACAACATTGATGAAACCTATGGTGTGAATGTCCAGTTTGAATCTGATGAGGAG GAGGGGGATGAAGACCAGTTTGGAGAGGTACGAGATGAACACTCAGATGAAGACAGCGAAGGAGAGGAGGCAGATGTGGGCTGCGCTCTTTCAGCCAAT CTTGGTGCCACCGGTGACGTGATGACCGTGAAGAAAAAAGATCTACATCCCCGAGACATTGACGCCTTCTGGCTCCAGCGTCAGCTCAGCCGTTTCTATGACGACGCCATTGTCTCCCAAAAGAAAGCTGATGAAGTCTTAGAAATCCTCAAG ACTGCCAGCGATGACAGAGAATGTGAGAACCAGCTGGTGTTGCTGCTCGGCTTCAACACTTTTGATTTCATCAAAATTCTCCGTCAGCACCGTCGCATGA TTCAGTATTGTACCATGCTTGCAAGTGCTCAGAGTGAGGCAGAAAAGGAACGGATCATAGGAAAGATGGAGTCAGATCAGGAACTGTCGAAGATTCTTTACCAGCTGCAAGAGACGGAGAAGGAGGATATTATCCGA GAGGAGAGATCTCGAAGGGAGAGGGTGAGGAAGTCTCGGGTTGATGACTTGGAAGCGATGGACATCGAACATGGAGAG TCAATGGCCCCTCGACAGGTGCTGGACCTTGATGACCTGGCCTTCACCCAGGGGAGCCATTTCATGGCCAACAAGCGTTGCCAGCTGCCAGACGGCTCATTTCGTAAACAACGCAAAGGTTATGAAGAAGTCCATGTGCCTGCGCTCAAACCTAAGCCTTTTGCTGATGATGAG GTGCTTGTTGCCATTGAGAAGTTGCCTAAGTATGCACAGGCTGGATTTGAAGGTTTCAAAACATTGAACCGAATCCAGAGCAAGCTATTCAAGACCACCATGGAGACCGATGAGAACCTGCTAGTGTGTGCACCTACG GGAGCTGGTAAGACCAATGTTGCTTTGATGGCAATGTTGAGAGAAATAGGAAAGCACATAAACCTGGATGGAACCATCAATGTGGACGACTTCAAAATCATCTACATTGCTCCCATGCGCTCACTCGTACAGGAGATGGTGGGAAGCTTTAGTAAG CGCTTGGCAAGTTACGGCATCACAGTCTCTGAGCTGACGGGAGACCACCAGCTCTGTAAGGAGGAGATTAACGCCACTCAAATCATCGTCTGCACCCCTGAGAAATGGGACATCATCACCCGTAAAGGTGGAGAGCGTACCTACACCCAGCTAGTGCGGCTCATTATCATT GATGAAATCCACCTGCTGCACGATGACCGTGGACCTGTGTTGGAGTCTCTGGTGGCGAGGACCATCCGCAATGTGGAGCTGACTCAAGAGGATGTCCGTCTGCTGGGCCTCAGTGCCACCCTGCCCAACTACGAGGATGTGGCTACCTGTCTGCGTGTGGATCCTGCCAAGGGACTCTTCTATTTCGACAACAG TTTCCGCCCTGTCCCCCTGGAGCAGACTTACGTTGGCATCACAGAGAAGAAGGCCATCAAGCGTTTCCAGATCATGAATGAGATTGTCTATGAAAAGATCATGGAGCATGCTGGAAAGAACCAG GTGCTTGTATTTGTCCACTCTAGGAAGGAGACTGGAAAGACCGCCAGGGCAATCAGGGACATGTGTTTGGAGAAGGACACACTGGGTCTGTTCCTCAGAGAGGGTTCAGCATCCACTGAAGTGTTGAGAACTGAGGCAGAGCAGTGCAAG AACCTCGAGCTGAAGGATTTGCTGCCTTACGGCTTCGCGATCCATCATGCCGGTATGACCAGAGTGGACCGTACGCTGGTGGAAGATCTGTTTGCTGATCGACACATCCAGGTTCTGGTGTCCACAGCTACTCTGGCTTGGGGTGTCAACCTGCCGGCACACACTGTCATCATCAAAGGTACTCAGGTGTACAGCCCAGAGAAAGGAAGGTGGACTGAACTCGGAGCCCTGGACATTTTACAG ATGCTTGGTAGAGCTGGTCGTCCTCAGTACGACACCAAAGGAGAGGGAATCCTGATCACATCCCACGGAGAGCTGCAGTACTATCTGTCCCTGCTCAACCAGCAGCTGCCCATCGAGAGTCAGATGGTGTGCAAGCTGCCTGACATGCTCAATGCTGAGATCGTCCTGGGCAACGTGCAGAACGCGAAG GATGCTGTGAACTGGCTCGGCTACACCTACCTGTATGTGCGCATGCTCCGCAACCCCACCCTGTATGGAGTCTCCCATGACGACCGGAGTTCAGACCCCCTGCTGGAGAGACGCAGGATGGATCTGGTGCATACTGCAGCCAGCGTCCTGGACAAGAACAGCCTCGTCAAATATGACAAGAGGACCGGCAGCTTCCAG GTCACAGACCTGGGACGTATCGCCAGTCACTTCTACATCACTCATGACTCCGTTCAAACCTACAACCAGCTGCTGAAGCCCACTCTCAGTGAGATTGAGCTCTTCAGAGTCTTTTCCCTTTCTTCTGAGTTCAGGAACATCACTGTGAGAGAG GAGGAGAAGCTTGAGCTGCAGAAGCTGCTGGAAAGAGTTCCTATACCTGTGAAGGAAAGCATTGAGGAGCCCAGCGCTAAG ATCAATGTGCTGCTCCAGGCGTACATCTCTCAACTCAAACTGGAAGGCTTTGCTCTCATGGCCGACATGGTGTACGTTACACAG AGTGCTGGAAGGTTAATGCGGGCCATATTTGAGATTGTACTCAACAGGGGCTGGGCTCAGCTGACAGACAAGACCATGAATCTTTGCAAGATGATTGACAAGAGAAT GTGGCAGTCGATGTCTCCGCTGCGACAGTTCAAGAAGCTACCAGAGGAAGTGATTAAGAAGATCGAGAAGAAGAACTTCCCCTTTGAGCGTCTCTATGACCTCAACCACAATGAGATCG GTGAGCTCATCAGAATGCCAAAAATGGGTAAGACCATCCACAAATACGTCCACCAGTTCCCCAAACTGGACCTGGCTGTGCACCTGCAGCCCATCACCCGCTCTACACTGAAGGTGGAGCTCACCATCACACCTGACTTCCAGTGGGATGACAAG ATTCATGGATCGTCTGAGGCTTTCTGGATCCTGGTTGAGGATGTGGACAGTGAGGTCATCCTCCACCACGAGTACTTCCTCCTCAAAGCCAAGTACGCCCAGGACGAACACCTTGTGACTTTCTTTGTCCCAGTGTTCGAGCCTCTGCCACCGCAGTACTTCATCCGTGTGGTCTCAGACAGATGGCTCT CATGTGAGACTCAGCTCCCGGTGTCCTTCCGTCACCTGATCCTACCTGAGAAATACCCCCCACCCACTGAGCTGCTGGACCTGCAGCCGCTGCCTGTCACTGCCCTCAGGAACTCTGCTTTTGAGGCTCTGTACCAGAACAAGTTCCCCTTCTTCAAccccattcagacacaag TGTTCAACGCCGTGTACAACAGTGATGATAACGTGTTTGTGGGAGCTCCCACCGGCAGTGGAAAGACCATCTGTGCTGAGTTTGCTATTCTGAGGATGCTGCTGCACAACGCTGAAGGTCGCTGTGTCTACATCACCCCAATGGAAGCTCTGGCTGAACAG GTGTTTGTCGACTGGCACCAGAAGTTCCAGGACATCCTGAACAAAAAGGTGGTGCTGCTGACGGGAGAAACTAGCACGGATCTGAAGCTCTTGGGAAAAGGTGACATTATTGTCAGCACCCCCGACAAATGGGACATCCTGTCTCGTCGctggaagcagaggaagaatGTCCAGAACGTCAGCCTTTTCGTCGTGGACGAGGCACACCTCATCGGAGGAGAAAATGGA CCCGTGTTGGAGGTCATCTGCTCCAGGATGAGGTACATCTCCTCTCAGATTGAGCGACCCATCCGCATCGTGGCCCTCAGCTCGTCTTTGTCCAACGCCAAAGACGTGGCCCACTGGCTCGGCTGCAGCACTACAGCCACATTCAACTTCCACCCCAACGTCAGACCTGTGCCTCTGGAGCTGCACATCCAG GGCTTCAACGTGAGTCACACTCAGACTCGCCTGCTGTCCATGGCTAAACCAGTGTATCACGCCATCATGAAGCACTCTCCCTCTAAGCCGGCCGTGGTGTTCGTCCCGTCCCGCAGACAGACTCGCCTCACAGCCATCGACATCCTCACGTTCTGTGCTGCTGATGTGGTTCCTCAGAG gTTCTTGCATTGCACTGAGAAAGACCTCGCTCCATTCCTGGacaaaataaatgactcaaCTCTCAAAGAGACTCTGGCCAACGGTGTGGGCTACCTGCACGAGGGCCTGTCTGCAACTGAACGCAGAATAGTGGAGCAGCTCTTCAACTCAG GTGCTGTTCAGGTGGTGGTGTCCTCTCGTTCACTCTGCTGGGGCATTAACATCTCTGCACATCTCGTCATTGTCATGGACACCCAGTACTACAACGGCAAAATCCATGC ATATGTGGACTATCCCATATATGACGTCCTCCAGATGGTGGGCAAGGCAAACAGACCCATGCTAGATGATGAGGGACGCTGTGTCATCATGTGTCAGGGCTCAAAGAAG gACTTCTTCAAGAAGTTCCTTTACGAGCCGCTGCCGGTGGAGTCTCACTTGGACCACTGTCTCCATGACCACTTCAATGCCGAGATCGTCACCAAGACTGTGGAGAACAAGCAGGACGCCGTGGACTACCTGACCTGGACGTTCCTCTACCGCCGTATGACCCAGAACCCCAACTACTACAACCTACAAG GCATGTCCCATCGTCACCTGTCAGACCACCTGTCTGAGCTGGTGGAGCACACGCTACATGACCTGGAGCAGTCCAAGTGCATCAGCATAGAGGATGAGATGGACGTAGCACCACTCAATTTGGGCATGATTGCCGCCTACTACTACATCAACTACACCACCATCG AGTTGTTCAGCATGTCCCTGAATGCCAAGACAAAGATCCGTGGGTTAATTGAGATCATCTCTAATGCTGCCGAGTACAAGAACATTCCCATCAGACATCACGAGGACGCACTTCTCCGACAG TTGGCACAGAAAGTGCCGCACAAACTGAACAACCCCAAGTTCAACGATCCACATGTGAAGACCAACCTGCTGCTGCAAGCCCACCTCTCCAGGATGCAGCTGAGTGCTGAGCTGCAGTCAGACACAGAGGAGATCCTGAGCAAG gcgGTTCGTCTGATCCAGGCCTGTGTTGATGTGCTGTCCAGTAACGGCTGGCTGAGTCCTGCACTGGCCGCTATGGAGCTGGCTCAGATGGTCACCCAGGCCATGTGGTCCAAGGACTCATACCTCAAACAGCTGCCCTTCTTCACTTCTGAGCACATCAAGCGCTGCACAGACAAG GGGGTGGAGAGTATCTTTGACATCATGGAGATGGAGGATGAAGACAGAACTGCATTGCTGCAGCTCTCAGATGCCCAGATGGCGGATGTGGCTCGCTTCTGTAACCGCTACCCCAACATTGAGCTGTCGTACGAAGTGGCAGAAAAGGACAACATCAAGAG TGGCAGTCCAGTTCTGGTTCAGGttcagctggagagagaggaggaggtgactGGGCCTGTTATCGCACCTCTCTTCCCCCAG AAACGTGAGGAGGGCTGGTGGGTGGTGATCGGAGACCCCAAGTCTAACAGCCTCATCTCCATCAAGAGGCTGACTCTCCAGCAGAAAGCAAAG GTGAAGCTGGACTTTGTTGCACCAGCGATGGGTGTTCATAACTACACCCTGTACTTCATGAGTGACGCATACATGGGCTGTGACCAGGAGTACAAGTTCAGCGCGGATGTGAAGGAGGCTGACAGCGAGGGAGACAGTGACTCAGACTAA